One Delphinus delphis chromosome 3, mDelDel1.2, whole genome shotgun sequence genomic region harbors:
- the TLX3 gene encoding T-cell leukemia homeobox protein 3 — MTQSLSGPRTLGKVSVRREAPGAPWPRRNGDPAASPPSPAQPFRPPRMEAPASAQTPHPHEPISFGIDQILNSPDQDSAPAPRGPDGANYLGGPPGGRPGATYPSLPTSFAGLGAPFEDAGSYSVNLSLAPAGVIRVPAHRPLPGAVPPPLPSALPAMPSVPTVSSLGGLNFPWMESSRRFVKDRFTAAAALTPFTVTRRIGHPYQNRTPPKRKKPRTSFSRVQICELEKRFHRQKYLASAERAALAKSLKMTDAQVKTWFQNRRTKWRRQTAEEREAERQQASRLMLQLQHDAFQKSLNDSIQPDPLCLHNSSLFALQNLQPWEEDSSKVPAVTSLV; from the exons ATGACACAGAGCCTGTCGGGCCCGCGCACTCTTGGCAAAGTTTCAGTGCGACGAGAGGCGCCGGGCGCTCCATGGCCGCGCCGTAACGGGGACCCAGCCGCCTccccgcccagcccagcccagcccttccgCCCGCCCAGGATGGAGGCGCCAGCCAGCGCGCAGACCCCGCACCCGCACGAGCCCATCAGCTTCGGCATCGACCAGATCCTCAACAGCCCGGACCAGGACAGCGCACCAGCCCCGCGGGGCCCCGACGGCGCCAACTACCTGGGAGGGCCCCCCGGGGGCCGTCCGGGCGCCACATACCCGTCTCTGCCCACCTCCTTTGCCGGCCTCGGCGCGCCCTTCGAGGACGCGGGATCTTACAGTGTCAACCTGAGCCTGGCGCCCGCCGGCGTGATCCGAGTGCCAGCGCACAGGCCGCTGCCCGGGGCCGTGCCGCCGCCTCTGCCTAGCGCGCTGCCTGCCATGCCCTCCGTGCCCACGGTCTCCAGCCTGGGCGGCCTCAATTTCCCCTGGATGGAGAGCAGCCGCCGCTTCGTAAAAGACCGTTTCACAG CGGCGGCGGCGCTCACGCCCTTCACCGTGACCCGGCGCATCGGACACCCTTACCAGAACAGGACGCCGCCCAAGCGTAAGAAGCCGCGCACGTCCTTTTCTCGGGTGCAGATCTGCGAGCTGGAAAAGCGCTTCCACCGCCAGAAGTATCTGGCTTCGGCCGAGAGGGCGGCGCTCGCTAAGTCCCTCAAAATGACGGACGCGCAGGTCAAGACCTGGTTCCAAAACCGGAGGACCAAGTGGCG GCGGCAGACGGCGGAGGAGCGGGAGGCGGAGCGGCAGCAGGCGAGTCGGCTCATGCTGCAGCTGCAACACGACGCCTTCCAAAAGAGCCTCAACGACTCTATCCAGCCCGACCCGCTCTGTCTGCACAACTCTTCGCTGTTTGCTCTGCAGAATCTGCAGCCCTGGGAGGAGGATAGCTCCAAGGTCCCCGCCGTCACCTCTCTGGTGTGA